A genomic region of Fusarium oxysporum Fo47 chromosome VI, complete sequence contains the following coding sequences:
- a CDS encoding uncharacterized protein (expressed protein) yields the protein MSRLEWLLDVPLPVTLMWFLAIETSFQMPKDTAAKMMKRMIMMMAITSFFFMLTLMLCLVTVSLLQTMDSREMFQSETVSSRVQLDCRGSWVDIPSQELCCGRVELSGSPSQEVGAEST from the coding sequence ATGTCGCGGCTTGAGTGGCTGCTTGATGTGCCGCTGCCTGTCACGCTCATGTGGTTCTTGGCCATAGAGACGAGCTTCCAGATGCCGAAGGATACGGCTGCtaagatgatgaagagaatgataatgatgatggcgataacgtcgttcttcttcatgttgacgttgatgttgTGTTTGGTGACAGTGTCTTTGTTGCAAACAATGGATTCAAGAGAGATGTTTCAATCTGAGACAGTTAGTTCAAGGGTCCAATTAGACTGCCGAGGCTCATGGGTAGACATACCCAGTCAAGAATTATGTTGTGGTAGAGTAGAGTTGAGTGGAAGTCCGAGTCAAGAGGTTGGAGCAGAGTCAACGTAG
- a CDS encoding Sucrase/ferredoxin-like-domain-containing protein — MTLSSSSTHDNPPPFTSPSTSITAATPSWLPQHKPAKQRMALSLKNLMGSMLGGGSAKQDIKPSSSELFAKTDPKVDGEECLHDCENCSVRYPRGFKIEEEDVLYGLVEPWSTHLLVGTGKTDWVRDVADEKGSVMEAFSKATEPANGKLKLSASNMPTPHDTDDYSEPTTLLLLPAFKLIQNVHPLSVPQIVTEVVNRAPTSTSPLHPTPLPASLPSPDPAAGIPGVSLKDCPHNAVILMCSHRTRDVRCAQSAPILRKEFERQLRPLGLYRDLHDERPGGVGIYYISHVGGHKYSANVMIYRRPNAFGLDDPVPEQQNGTNGVEKNGNGSNGSAEESVGASQGIWLARVMPEDCENLIRYTVLRGKVVKPERQLRGGFDRGRGVMSW; from the exons ATGAccttatcatcctcatccacacACGACAATCCCCCTCCCTTTACCTCACCTTCAACCTCCATAACAGCCGCTACACCGTCCTGGCTTCCGCAGCACAAGCCCGCGAAGCAAAGAATGGCCCTCTCACTAAAGAACCTCATGGGCTCCATGCTCGGCGGAGGATCTGCAAAACAGGATATCAAGCCCTCGTCTTCGGAGCTTTTTGCCAAGACGGATCCAAAAGTAGACGGCGAGGAATGTCTGCACGACTGTGAAAACTGCTCCGTGAGGTATCCTAGAGGCTtcaagattgaggaggaggatgtgCTGTATGGACTTGTCGAGCCTTGGAGTACGCATCTCCTTGTCGGAACAGGCAAGACGGATTGGGTGAGGGATGTGGCGGATGAAAAGGGGAGTGTAATGGAGGCTTTTTCTAAGGCGACCGAGCCTGCGAATGGG AAACTCAAGCTTTCGGCATCCAATATGCCGACTCCTCACGACACAGATGACTACTCTGAGCCCACAACTCTTTTACTACTGCCAGCCTTCAAGCTTATTCAGAATGTTCACCCTCTCAGTGTGCCTCAGATTGTTACCGAAGTTGTCAACCGGGCACCGACTAGCACTTCTCCCCTTCACCCCACGCCGCTCCCGGCCTCTCTTCCGTCTCCCGACCCGGCCGCCGGGATCCCGGGTGTCTCTCTGAAGGACTGCCCTCACAACGCTGTAATCCTCATGTGCAGTCATCGAACACGCGATGTGCGTTGTGCACAGAGTGCGCCGATTCTCAGGAAAGAGTTTGAGCGCCAGCTAAGGCCGTTGGGTCTGTATCGAGACTTGCATGATGAGAGGCCTGGCGGTGTTGGTATCTACTACATCAGCCATGTGGGAGGACACAAGTACTCTGCCAACGTCATGATCTACCGACGGCCGAATGCGTTTGGTCTGGATGATCCGGTTCCTGAGCAGCAGAATGGCACAAATGGCGTTGAAAAGAACGGCAATGGTTCGAACGGTTCAGCAGAGGAGAGTGTGGGCGCATCGCAGGGTATCTGGTTGGCACGTGTCATGCCTGAAGATTGTGAGAACTTGATCCGGTATACAGTCTTGAGAGGCAAGGTGGTCAAGCCTGAGCGCCAGCTACGAGGTGGATTTGATCGTGGTCGAGGCGTCATGAGTTGGTGA